In the genome of Isoalcanivorax indicus, one region contains:
- a CDS encoding VOC family protein: MKSIKTSLMFVGEQAGKAEEAIKFYTSLFPDSEIIDLQRYEAGEHEPEGSAKMARFTISGTEFMALDSHLDHQFTFTPSMSLYVECESMSEIEKAFRALAEGGSELMPLDNYGFSQKFGWLKDRYGVSWQLNLSN; encoded by the coding sequence ATGAAATCCATTAAGACCTCGCTCATGTTTGTCGGGGAACAAGCCGGGAAAGCCGAGGAGGCAATCAAGTTTTACACCTCTCTATTCCCTGATTCAGAGATCATTGACCTTCAGCGCTACGAAGCTGGCGAGCATGAACCAGAAGGTTCTGCGAAGATGGCTAGGTTTACGATAAGCGGTACCGAGTTTATGGCGCTGGACAGCCATCTTGACCACCAATTTACCTTTACACCTTCCATGTCACTGTACGTTGAGTGTGAATCAATGAGCGAAATAGAGAAGGCATTTCGGGCCCTCGCCGAAGGTGGTTCAGAGCTAATGCCTTTGGATAACTATGGCTTTAGCCAGAAATTTGGGTGGTTGAAGGATAGGTATGGCGTGTCGTGGCAGCTTAACCTGTCGAACTAA
- a CDS encoding DUF6624 domain-containing protein yields the protein MNQNLADELVTMMTEDQRLLQQLFDSGELPSESYHPRMKALHEQNAFRLKEVIGAHGWPGVSLVGEEAAKAAWLVVQHSVSDPDFMGECVSLLEDAVAREDVAGWQLAFLQDRVRTLSGKPQYYGTQFDVDEDGWPTPFPIEDPATVNERRARLGLNSLEERQEQMTEQERKRRANIEQTS from the coding sequence ATGAATCAGAATCTTGCGGATGAGCTGGTCACGATGATGACAGAAGACCAGCGGTTGTTGCAGCAACTTTTCGATTCCGGAGAATTGCCATCTGAGTCTTATCATCCCCGGATGAAAGCCCTGCATGAGCAGAATGCTTTTCGCCTGAAAGAGGTTATTGGTGCTCACGGCTGGCCCGGCGTTTCGTTAGTTGGGGAAGAGGCTGCCAAAGCTGCATGGCTGGTCGTTCAGCATTCTGTTTCAGATCCCGATTTCATGGGTGAGTGTGTCTCCCTACTAGAAGATGCCGTTGCGAGAGAGGATGTAGCGGGCTGGCAGTTGGCATTCCTACAGGATCGGGTGCGTACACTATCTGGCAAGCCTCAATACTACGGCACCCAGTTTGATGTTGATGAAGACGGTTGGCCAACACCGTTTCCTATTGAGGATCCTGCTACGGTTAATGAACGCCGTGCGCGTCTTGGGCTGAACTCCCTTGAGGAACGCCAGGAACAAATGACCGAGCAGGAGCGGAAACGCCGTGCCAATATCGAGCAAACCAGTTAA